The following proteins come from a genomic window of Kitasatospora sp. NBC_01246:
- a CDS encoding cytochrome C oxidase subunit I, which translates to MGGRERPPRARTPRPGKGGGPARPRVDARVEIARLEGYLAWEAEVAAAERDAQAFAGRFPWLSPAEREDLERAYAADRLRYAEDVVDRAVERCRQLAARYRSECRRICARWAAVCLSVALAAALLAVVPVALRA; encoded by the coding sequence ATGGGTGGCAGAGAGCGCCCGCCGAGAGCGCGGACCCCTCGGCCGGGCAAGGGCGGCGGGCCGGCCCGGCCCCGGGTGGACGCACGGGTGGAGATCGCCCGGCTGGAGGGCTACCTGGCCTGGGAGGCCGAGGTGGCGGCGGCCGAGCGGGACGCCCAGGCGTTCGCGGGCCGGTTCCCCTGGCTGTCGCCCGCCGAACGGGAGGACCTCGAACGGGCCTACGCGGCCGACCGGTTGCGCTACGCCGAGGACGTCGTCGACCGGGCGGTGGAGCGGTGCCGCCAGCTGGCCGCGCGCTACCGCAGCGAGTGCCGGCGAATCTGCGCGCGCTGGGCGGCCGTCTGCCTCTCGGTGGCGCTCGCCGCGGCCCTGCTCGCGGTGGTGCC